The Actinomycetota bacterium region GTGGCCACCGTCGAGACCGAGGGGCGCACCAGCATGCGCGTGGTGGTGGAGGTGCACCGCGAGGACCCCGCCGACGGCACGCGCGAGCTGTGCACCACGGGCCACTTCGTGATGGTGTGCGTGAATGACGACGGCACACCGCGGGAGATCCCGCCGAAGTGATGGACATGAACGGCGGCGGCTACCGGCGGGTGCTCAGGTGGACCAACCTCGTCCTGCTGCTCATCGGAATCGTCCTGGCGATCCTGTTCGGGCCGTTCTAGGTGAGGTAGAAGTACAGCGCGTACAGCAGCTCGACCGCCGGGCTGCTGGTGTGCACCGTCACGTCGGATGGCACCGACAGCAGGGCGTCGGAGTAGTTGAAGATGATCTTCACGCCGGACGCCACCAGGTCGTCGGCCACCTGCTGGGCGGCCACGGTGGGGATCGCCAGCACGCCCACCTCCACGCCCTCGCTCTCGACCACCAGCGGAAGCTCGCTGTAGTGGCGCACCGTGAGGTCGCCGATACGCATGCCCACCTTGTCGGGGTCGGCGTCGAACACAGCCGAGATGCGGAATCCGTGGTCGGCGAAGGCCCCCGACGACGCGATGGCCTGGCCCAGGTTGCCGGCACCGAATAGCGCGATGTTGTGCTGCCCCGAGGTGCGCAGGATCTTGCGGATCTGCCCGATGAGTGTGTCGATGTCGTACCCCACCCCGCGCTTGCCGAACTTGCCGAAGCCCGAGAGGTCACGGCGGATCTGCGTGGGGTTCACGTTGGTGTACTCGGAAATGGCCTGGCTCGAGATGGAGGTCTTCCCCATCCGCTTGGCCTGCGTGAGCACCTGCAGGTAGCGCGAGAGGCGTGCTGCCACGCCGAGGGTGAGTTGTTCGGGCACGTCCGTCCGTTCGGGCGCTTGTATCAGCACCGCACAAAGTAGCAGGCCGGGTTATCAGCCCCCGACGGCGAAGGGCGCGCTGCGCCTGCGGTGCTGGGCGCCGTTGGCGTCGGTGGCCGTGACCACCGCCCGGTAGCGGCCTGCCGGCACCGCGGGCCCGGTGGCCGACCGGCGCGAGAGCAGTATTCGATATGTGGCGGCGGGCCAGTCTCCGGACGGCTCGCCCTGGCTCACGCGGATGGCGTCCCCCCCGCCCACCGGCACGAGGTCCACGCGCACATCGCGCAGCGTTGCCG contains the following coding sequences:
- a CDS encoding redox-sensing transcriptional repressor Rex; the encoded protein is MLLCAVLIQAPERTDVPEQLTLGVAARLSRYLQVLTQAKRMGKTSISSQAISEYTNVNPTQIRRDLSGFGKFGKRGVGYDIDTLIGQIRKILRTSGQHNIALFGAGNLGQAIASSGAFADHGFRISAVFDADPDKVGMRIGDLTVRHYSELPLVVESEGVEVGVLAIPTVAAQQVADDLVASGVKIIFNYSDALLSVPSDVTVHTSSPAVELLYALYFYLT